The Vitis vinifera cultivar Pinot Noir 40024 chromosome 8, ASM3070453v1 genome segment ttaacctttaAGGGTCTGTTCTTGAATGAGCATTCCCACATGCCTCCTGTGGAAATCGGGTGCATATGTTTTGAACCATGGAGGGAACATAGACCAATCATGTATTAAAAGATCAGTTGTTTCAATAGAATGAGAACTCCACACATGTGCAGATATTACGAGAAAAGGTATTTGAAAAGGGAGAGCAAATTACCTTCAAGAGAATGTCCTCAAATGTAACGTTAGCATAAATAAGGTGCACCTTCGTTTTGTCTTTTGGGTTTTCTAATATAGCTCTAGCAACCTGAATTGTGGGCAGAAAAGGAACAACCACTACGCATTATCACCTAAACTCTATGAAAGATACTAGTTCAAAATTGAAACAGGTCAAGCACTCTTATTAAAAGCATGTaccaaatataaaacaatttctcaAATACTTACTTGGAACATTGGTGTAATTCCAGAACCTCCAGCAAGCATCCCAAATGCCCTAACTTGGCCAACTTGATACCTGAAACGCCCCTGATAGAATTAACATTTAATACACCAACAGTATTGATAAGagcctcatttttttcttcagttCTAActgttttatttaattatgcATGAATGATATTCCTGAGCTGTCAGAGGaacatatttcaaaaaatcaGTGTAAGGCAAGCAATAAAGCAAACTTTTGATCAAGGTCATATTTGCAACTTGCATGGCTTTAAAAAGTTACTTAGGGAGCTCAATCTATGTCTGCGGATATAACCTATAACAGTTTGTCCATTTTTCCAACATGAAACCTTTTGATGGTTTTGCACATCAAAAGTTCTTGTGCATAACACTGGGAAAACCTCAAACATTCTTTAAAAAGGGTCCCTGTGTAAGAAACACAGGTGGGTATGTAAAGAATACCAAGAGACGCAATATAGCTCTCAAATGAACTCAGGAAAGTAGCCACAGAGCTTTAGAGGAGGAGGTTACAAATAGCAGGCAAGATGACTGTTTACCAAAAACACAGGTCTCTACAAAGTTGCAAAACCATTTTGGGGCTGATGCATGTCCAGTGCTGAAGGGTTATGGAAGTTTGTGACTTCCTAGCCTCATTGTGATAGGACCCAACAAACAAAGCCTCAATAGACAACATAATAGCTTTGAAGAGTGGCAATGGACAATAGTTAATACTGATacaagagaaatttttttttggccAACAAATTTGAGGAAACACACTAATTCACCACAATCTCCCATATCAATATTTCCAAtgattttttaagtttattcaTGCTATATACATCAGAAGAATCAAGAAACTTCTAGAACAGAAACCAAAAGCTTCCAATTGAAAAAGAACTGGATCCCCACTATATAAAGATAGTGATGCAAAGCATGTTCACAAAATTTCCTAGACTGTGGCCCACTAAACAAGTGATCATAAACAGCATTACTCTAAGTGCTTAAGTACTGTTATAGGAATTAGAGCAAAGTTCCTAAGATTTTAGGCTCCCTAGTTCCCATATTGATGCCATATCTTCATATATTCTTTTCCATTCAATAATGTGGGGACCCACTAGCCCCGTTGTACAGGGCCAGGGAGAACCACAGATTCATAATACTTCCCCAAGAAATGTGTATGAGGTAAGCTGGGACTCAAGCCTAGGACCTCTCCTTGTAGAGCAAGAAAGCCTGCCAGTTGAACTACCCATTGGAGGCATATCTCTATAATCATATGTAATTCATTATAATGTTAGATGGAGATTAGGATACATTTAAATGCATATGGGTTATCCATTATAGGGAACTTGTAACATGAGgacttaaaatcataaaatttaaaccTTGTACTAATCGAAAAACGTGAAGAATGAATAATGCATAATGCATGTTATATTTGAAGGATCAAATGAGAAGCTGATGCAGCACATTTCCattattctttcaatttttgacagtgaggattttgaaaaaatccAGGTACATGTGTCAAAAGTCAAATGCTGTTATGCTACCACTGCCTCATGGAATGGGGCACAATTCAATCTTATAACAAGCATGCAACCAAAAACCAGTCTAACGAAGTTAATATGAAAGCAAGAGAACATCTACCTTGGGTCCCTTTACAGCCAGATAATCACCTACACGCATCTCTCGAAAATGATGTGACATCCTTCCTTGTGGATACATCTATTTACAGGAAAAACACATAGCAGACACAGATTTAAAtgagacaaataaataaataaataaagccaATTACGAAGTCCAATAATATAAGAATCAGATACAAACCTTTATAACAAGTTCAAAATATCCAACATCAGAATCCAATGTAGTTGGGGTATATGGTTTGATAATTTCTTGACCCTCACCATCCTTACCCCTGTTTGAGAAAATAgccaaaattaaaaaggataaagCAGTGACATCAGTTCATGTGATGCACAAAATATTACCATCCTAGAGCATTTACAATCATTTGGTAAAGAATGATGGAAAATGCTATGTAAACAAGaactaagaattaaaaagaTAGGATTTAGACCGAGTTTGATCATAGAGCAAACACGACAGAACCAACTCAACCAACCGTACTTGCAACTTATATGTTGTCCAATTGGGAGGCCCAACACTGATGTGGGAGTAGGAAGATCAAATCTGAACTTTGCTACATTATGGCTGAGCTGTGTGCGCTTGACAAGTTTGAATTGCTTGAAGTTCTCAGGGTCTAGGCAGCCTAGAAGCACATAACATAACATGTGTCAATTTTACAGAAAACACCAAAAGGATATACAATAATGATAAACAAATGAATGAATAACAaatataatgaagaaaaaaaaactcacaccAAGGAGTGCCAGCATTTCTTAAGTTTTTATatgtaacaaaaaaatccaTTCACAGAAAAGAAACAATCAGTAATTCATATTCTCAGCTTGGAAAAGTACAGAATCCCAAGGAAGGATAAAGACTAATTAATACTTGGTTAAAGGGAAAATTATACAAGAATAAAGAGATTAGCCAGAAATAAACCATTAAATGTGtcatgagaaaaaggaaaacaccAAATATATGACCAAGGATTGAGGATAGAAATAGCTAGAGGTAAAACTTTGAGTGTACAGCTCAAGTGACCAAAGCTCAACTAGCCTAAGTTTTCGTTCATAAATATTTTACCAAGTTCAACCTATTTCAAGAACTTAATCAAGCATTTTCAGTAGCTTTTACATTCAAAATCCAACAAACTTGTCTCTAACAATGCAAAATAGATGATGATAACAAGGTATATTCCATTTTTTGTCATACCACACCCATTGTATTATTCTTTTCAACTAGTTTATTAAAAGTGTTTCATGaagataaaattattaaaggtCCCCCATTCTGGAACTGCAGGTCAGACCTCCACTATTCATGGGTGCAACTAACCAAGCTCGGCTCGTTCACTTAAGCTTGAAACTTCTGCTTCCTAGATGGGTAAATGACCTGAATTATCCTTCTGACAGGACAAGTCCAAGCTGTTTACAAGCAACTTGATATGTTTAACAGACCAACAAGATGCCTACgcaaaaaacatttataactGCATGACTGGGGTTGAGCTTATGAGATAATTGATGAACCAGTAGATAAATAATCCAATTTTCAAGATTTAGAAAAACAGCAGGCAATTAAAAGAAACAGACACGTCAAAGTTGAAAACTCTTAATATGGCACATAAATACAGATAAGATCTCAACCATTCATGAGACCAACCAAGTTGACAGTTCTCAAGCTAGGCTTGTGTGCAATCAGCACTCCAAGTTTAGGTTGCTTGACTGGTGAACAGACCTGAAGGATCCTCTCGATAAGACAACCTTGAGATGGTCACAAGCAACTTAATTTGTTTAACCACCAGGTGCAGAGAAAAATCATCTAGGACTCTGTTACCAGCTCATAAGAAAATTCACTTAGCAGTACTTCTAAAAGTAATATCTTGGAAAAAGAATAGTAAGAATGAAAATCAGTAACCATTTAACAGTTAAAAGTTCTCAAAtgatgcaaaagaaaaaaaaaaaaaaaaaaaaacacagaaaatacaaaaatagtcaaaattcatgaacaacaatcttttttctatttaaaaaaaaatatatatctgtTATCAAATTTTAGTAACCAATAGGCTTTGCACAAATAAATTTGTAAACCCAACTAGAAGTTTACTACTTTTCTGTCAAGGAATAAATAACTTACTAAGCAAGACATAGCTATCctgaaacccaaaaaaaaataaaaaaaaataaaaattacaacatTTCAGTGTAAAAGAGAGGGAAAACCGAAAAACTCAAATTTGCAACTTGATTAAACACAGTAACGACCTAAAAACCAACTACGCATGATTAAATACATTCCAAATGTTGttcaaactttcaaaagaaGTCTACATAGTTGAATTTAGGCACCTTTTTCTACaattaggaagaaaaaaaggtaTAAATAATACATAGTGACTTCAACTTAATcaagatttatattttttttgataggtaaatttaatcaagatttatattaaaaactattcATAAAAAGGTTTTACACTTGAAATAGTAAGGTCGGTTCCTTTCAGCCACTTCTGCCACAGGTGTGGGAAAAATGTACAATGTACAgatataaacaattttttttaatagataatgTACAGATATAAACAATACAAGTAGCCATCAAGAATCCCAATCACAAAGAGAATAATATGATCAATAAAGTACacaatttttagtattttgcaTTACCTCTAAAGCAGTACccatagaaaataaacaaaagagaacGGTCTATATCAAATTGAAAAACTAGTAACCCAAGCATGCAAAGATCAAATTATGCAATTAgactttaaaagaaatatacatGAACATCGATAACATGGTCAAATTCTGCTAGATTTTTAGagcattaaaaacaaaaacatctgCATTTTCATATGAATAAATTCAAAAGACCAACAGTTAAATTCACTCTCGCACACATGCCCCCACTCGACCTAATTCTCAAAATTCTAAAGACCCCACTAGTCAAGCACACAAACACACAATTCCCTAGTCAAAATTGCAAGAATTAacattcataaattttgataCAACTGACctcaatataaaagaaatactAAAACAAAGGAGCACAGGTAAAGAAAACCCAAAAATGaatttcttaataaattataaagaaCAGTGCTCCAGTAATGAAAACTTCATCTTAATTAAACAGATAGATACAATGCAACAAACAATCATAAATGACAATGGAACTGattacaatattaaaaaataataatgaaacaaAGGAGCAAAGGGGATAAAAACCCACTATCTAAGTTCAAACAAAATGGGCAAAGCAAAGAAAATGTCACTACTGAAATTCCATGTAGATTATAAAAAACAGTAGCTCATTATGGACAGCCCAACCAAATCAAGGTACCAATATCAACACAACCCATAAAAAACACAGCAGAGCTTTGGGGTTCTCGGTGGGATAAAAATAGGCAGAATGGCcacaatgtttaaaaaaaaaaaaaaaagtatataaaaggGCAAAGAAAATGAACAGCCCACTATTGAAATTCCATGAacattaaaaaagaagaagctcAGTAATGGAAATTCCAACCCAATCAACGCAACATATTAACACAAACCTCTGGATTCTTGGTGGAAATGAAAAACAGCTGCCGCAATGGCCCAATATTAGatgattaaaacaaaaatgGCAAAGTGAAAAGCCCACTATTGAAATTCCAtgcaaattaaataaataaataaataaataaaaaagagagagagaaaagagtaGGGAGACTCAAACCCAATCAAGGTATCAGCACAAAcccaaaagataaaaaaaaaacaatgtaaaAGGTTTGAGAAAGACAGCAGCCACaatatttgataattagaaCAAAAATGGCAAAGGAAGTGAAAACCCCACAATTGCAAATTATAAAAACCAGTAGGTCAGTAATGGAGACTCCAACCCAATCAAGATAAAAGGTGAGACTTTTTGGGTTCTtttcatggaaaagaaaaacagcTGCCACAATAGCATTAATACTAAACCCACTATTGAGATTCCATACAAGGTACAAAAACACAGCAGCCCAGCAAAGAAAACTCCAATCCAATCAAAGACACACACATCCATACAAACCCAACCACAAAGGAAAAGGTGAGAGACCTTTGGGTTTCCTGGTGGAATAGAAATATGCAGCCCCAGCCACAACTGCCACAGCAGCCACAGCCACACCCAGAATCTGGATTTCTGGCGCTTCCAAGAAGTCCATGAATGACAATGAATCCAAGAACCCCCACAAAACAAATCACAGAATGAGCAAAAAACGTGAAGGACGGAAAATGGGTTCTGCTGATTTTGATGTGGTGGGCTGCTCGTAATGAAACCAAGGGAACGGAGAGGTGAGAGAGTAGGTGAAGAAATTGACTGCTGTGTGTGGGGATCTGGTGCACCTACCCCTTCGACCTTCGGCTTTGGTGGTTCcgccaaaataatttttttttttttaagggttttctctctttttataatcatattaaattataatcatacttatgtaaatttatttttatctttattattaatttaaaatattatctcgtttattatttaaattttgctataaatatataaaaaaaattaaaatatcatgaatgaattttaaattatatgacgCGAGCTCAACCGATTTTAGATAAATGAgattatattaaatttgaattaaatttatttataaatattataattttacttcaaatttatttccttttacgtAGGAATTAAAaattgggagaattatgttttggggatagatgggcccccaaattaacaaaaggtccatataactcttcaaattgagcccaagacccaataaaagtatgaaaattgagttgaagaatatcatccttcagtatttctaaaaatgccctttgttgattttgagaaaaaaaattaatatttttg includes the following:
- the LOC100263819 gene encoding NADH--cytochrome b5 reductase 1 is translated as MDFLEAPEIQILGVAVAAVAVVAGAAYFYSTRKPKGCLDPENFKQFKLVKRTQLSHNVAKFRFDLPTPTSVLGLPIGQHISCKGKDGEGQEIIKPYTPTTLDSDVGYFELVIKMYPQGRMSHHFREMRVGDYLAVKGPKGRFRYQVGQVRAFGMLAGGSGITPMFQVARAILENPKDKTKVHLIYANVTFEDILLKEELEGLSASYPDHFKVYYVLNQPPEAWNGGVGFVSKEMIKAHCPAPASDIKILRCGPPPMNKAMAAILNDIGYTDEMQFQF